Proteins encoded in a region of the Pelmatolapia mariae isolate MD_Pm_ZW linkage group LG6, Pm_UMD_F_2, whole genome shotgun sequence genome:
- the uts2r4 gene encoding urotensin-2 receptor: MNCTFNATLTPQLGLGLSPGTGADESQGSGSGAGGSGGLWVTSLLGTTLIIMCVVGMSGNTYTLIVTRSAALRRTGSMYVYIINLALADLLYLCTIPFVVCTYFAHDWLFGEAGCRILLSLDLLTMHASVFILGVMSLERYRAVAKPFSAHKTSSRNRRLVSGIIWGLSFLLTLPMMVMIRLREGKPTVAGSVKRICYPTWTPEAFKAYIIALFFTSVLVPGLVIVGLYAGLARRYWVAQANLGGSSRSARRTGLKQKVVSMIFSIVVAYWACFLPFWGWQLAKLFSPESLKALSPAAHNYVNFFVTCLTYGNSCINPFLYTLLTRNYKDYLAQKGQSSGSSRADPGSAVTTPLQDF; this comes from the coding sequence ATGAACTGCACTTTTAATGCCACCTTAACTCCCCAGCTGGGTCTTGGATTGAGCCCAGGGACAGGAGCTGACGAGTCCCAAGGGAGTGGTAGTGGTGCTGGAGGTAGTGGTGGCTTGTGGGTGACATCCCTGCTTGGTACTACACTGATTATCATGTGTGTCGTGGGCATGTCCGgcaacacatacacacttaTTGTTACACGCTCAGCTGCTTTGCGGCGCACAGGTTCTATGTACGTTTACATCATTAATTTAGCTCTGGCTGACCTGCTGTACCTCTGCACCATCCCTTTTGTAGTCTGCACCTACTTTGCCCACGACTGGCTGTTTGGTGAGGCCGGATGTCGCATCCTGCTGAGTCTCGACCTCCTCACCATGCATGCCAGTGTCTTCATTTTGGGTGTTATGAGCCTGGAACGGTATCGTGCTGTAGCTAAACCCTTCAGTGCACACAAGACCTCGTCCCGCAACCGACGGCTAGTGTCAGGAATTATTTGGGGGCTATCTTTTCTGCTAACGCTTCCCATGATGGTGATGATCCGACTCAGGGAGGGCAAACCTACTGTGGCTGGTTCAGTCAAGAGAATCTGCTATCCAACCTGGACCCCTGAGGCCTTCAAGGCTTATATCATTGCCCTGTTTTTCACCAGTGTTTTAGTCCCTGGATTGGTAATTGTTGGACTGTATGCAGGGCTAGCTAGGCGCTACTGGGTAGCGCAGGCTAACTTAGGGGGTAGCAGCCGCTCTGCCAGAAGGACAGGACTCAAACAAAAAGTCGTATCAATGATCTTTAGCATTGTGGTAGCTTACTGGGCTTGCTTCTTGCCTTTTTGGGGATGGCAGCTAGCCAAACTGTTCTCTCCAGAGTCCCTCAAAGCTTTGTCTCCTGCTGCTCATAATTATGTAAATTTCTTTGTCACATGTCTCACGTATGGAAACAGCTGTATAAATCCATTTCTCTACACTCTTCTGACTCGGAACTACAAAGATTATTTAGCACAGAAAGGACAGTCATCAGGATCCAGCAGGGCTGATCCCGGGTCAGCTGTGACAACCCCACTGCAGGACTTTTAG